Proteins encoded together in one Meles meles chromosome 7, mMelMel3.1 paternal haplotype, whole genome shotgun sequence window:
- the TEX52 gene encoding testis-expressed protein 52, with protein MASSPQRQPRGQKDPPHVQKPFLQMAHASEPLLPPQTWAQREFLLPNKSWECPGFTQQAQHRLALRPPPCTEIKSEVRRRLIYPWKDAPQHTWGFHTWLDVGRLPATFPTRPDRPYDSNVWRWLTDSRARGCPPAEPPIPPPTWMGQNSFLTFIHCTPIFVDENRKNQVIVRTVQELRELEKLKLRSEVRAPPLDTKGNILPPKNFKKYRHISAGGRFEPRGLQLLPNPLPNDLARGWLCPNPLPHYQEKALKLALLPSVPLSQDLVRKYQILIENRVALPLCHLSKAPSDKTRKEARKTKRRPGQI; from the exons ATGGCCAGTAGCCCACAAAGACAACCCAGAGGGCAGAAAGATCCACCCCATGTCCAAAAACCTTTCTTGCAG ATGGCCCATGCCAGCgagcccctcctgcccccccaaaCGTGGGCTCAACGTGAGTTCCTCCTCCCCAACAAGTCCTGGGAGTGTCCCGGCTTCACCCAGCAGGCGCAACACCGGCTGGCACTGAGGCCGCCTCCCTGCACGGAAATCAAGTCTGAGGTGCGTCGCCGACTCATCTACCCCTGGAAGGACGCCCCGCAGCACACGTGGGGCTTTCACACGTGGCTCGATGTGGGCCGTTTGCCTGCCACCTTTCCCACTAGGCCCGACAGGCCCTATGATAGCAACGTGTGGCGCTGGCTGACGGACTCCAGGGCCCGTGGCTGCCCCCCAGCAGAgccccccatccccccgcccacCTGGATGGGCCAGAACAGCTTCCTGACCTTCATCCACTGTACTCCTATCTTCGTGGATGAGAACAGGAAGAACCAGGTGATTGTCAGGACGGTACAGGAATTGAGAGAGCTGGAGAAACTCAAGCTGAGGAGTGAAGTGAGGGCGCCCCCACTGGACACCAAGGGCAACATCCTGCCCCCAAAGAACTTCAAGAA GTACCGTCACATCTCAGCTGGTGGAAGGTTTGAACCCCGAGGCCTCCAGCTCCTGCCCAACCCACTTCCCAATGATCTTGCCAGGGGCTGGCTCTGCCCAAACCCTCTGCCTCATTACCAGGAAAAAGCACTAAAACTGGCCTTGCTGCCCAGTGTGCCCCTAAGCCAGGACCTTGTAAGGAAGTACCAAATCCTGATAGAGAACCGGGTTGCCTTGCCCCTCTGTCATCTCTCCAAGGCACCATCTGATAAAACCAGGAAAGAAGCAAGGAAGACGAAGAGAAGACCCGGACAGATCTAA